The Delphinus delphis chromosome 13, mDelDel1.2, whole genome shotgun sequence DNA window tgtcccctgcactggcaggcagattcttaaccactgtgccaccaggcaagccctaaaATAGTTGAATAAgagttttaaactattttattattgtcTATCAAGTCAACAGCAAAAAGTCAAATGTAACTTATTCTTTTACAACAGAACCTTTCTTGTTATAGAATTTGACAATCATTTTCCTTTGTTGAGGACATGTATAAAGTTTCCAAATGGAACCCAGGATGTGTGTAACTGCACGCTCGGGATTACCCTGAAATCTATCACCAATCAAACTGACTGATACGATGTTCCTTTCAAGTTAGCTGTCTCTTTAATCAAGTCCCTCACTGAAGGAATTTGAAATCACAAGCATACATCTATGCAGTAGTACTTCTATATAGAGACTGtaattgaatctttttttttttttaagaagacacCTTTTATTTCTAGGCCTCTACCTCAAGTGAAAATTCAACAATTCAGTTCACTGAGTTGTGTTTTGGCAGTCTACCTACAGGTTTCACAAACCACTTTTCAGAGAGGTATCTCAGGAGTTCATCAACTGGCAAACCTAATTAACTACAACTAGGCATTCAAGTGAACTACAGGGTACTCattggtttccttttttctccctgattTGATATGTCATTGGACTACAGACACATTTCTTATTATAGAAAAGTTTCTGAACCTATATTCTGACCGTTCAACAAGTAGCAGTGATATGGGACCAGACTAGGGTCAATTTCAGACCTTATTCAGGACCGTACTGTTCTCTTGTAACTAAGAGTAAGAAGAACTGGTTGCAACCAAACTGAGTAACAACAGTAAATGTACAGGCAGAAAAGGACAACAGTTAAAGTTATACGGTTCTCATAGGTTGCATTTGGCCATCCAGTTGCATGTGTGAGAcccagaacagaaacagaaaagtactgtttaaatacatataaaaactgCGGTCCAAATTAAATCCATAACCATTGGTCACGTGATGAGCCCAGGGTGGCCTGATTTCTGTAATGGAACCAAACCTCCTAATCCTTGACTATTTGAAGGCTATCTAAAGCTCCTTTGGGGGCACTTGTTTCCTTCCTAGCTGCTGCGAAGTTAAAACAAGGGGCTTTAACTCCAAAGCTGGAAAGCTTTAGGCTAACACCCTGATTAGCGATTAACTACTTCTCTGAAAACCTGGAGCATGTTTTAAGCCTGGAGCATATGCCCGGCTTTCTAATTACTCTGTGTGCAGGCATCACCTCAGTGCTGTATAAATTAGCCATACTGTAAGCTCCACTTTAGATGCTGTGTGTAGTACCTATATAGAACGGCCCACGGCGGTTGGAGCCCTGCATGGACCCATTTGCTGAGCAGGGTGGGAAAGTTAGGTGGGTTCCACGAATGACCTCGTCTGATAATCCATAACCCCCATTCCACCTCCCTTCCAGGCGGTTTTCTGCGAGGTAGGATGAGCAACGaaggggtgaggtggggtgaggTAGGTGAGTGGCTTCCGAAGCTACCATGGGCTGGCAGGCGGGTACCTGTCCCTTCCCCGCCCTCCACCCATCCCCCGAGGGACGTCCTCATCTCCAGCTTATCTGTCAGCTCCTTGTGCATCTGCTCGTACTGCCGGCTCATGTCCTGGTTCCTCTCGAGCAGTGCCTTGCCCACTAGGGCCGCCAACACCAGATCCTTCTGCCGGATCACCGACAGCAGCTCGGGATCctgggcgggcggcggcggcggcggctgcagtCCGGCCACCTCGGCTAGAGGCCCGGGCCTGTCCTGAGGATGCTTCCCCGGGTCAGACGGCCGTTCCCCGGCCGCCAGCAACGCCAGCTCCTCTAACGCCAGTTCCAGCTCCGCGGGGCCCCGGGGAAGGAGATgagggcggcggcggcaggaCTCACGACTGCGACCGCGGTGGTCAGCTAGGTGCAGCAGGCGCTGTTCGGCTCTGAGGGTGCTGAAGCGCGGCCGGCTAGGCCGAGGCACAAGGCAGACGACGCCCGCGCGCGCCAGGCCACAGTGGGGAGGGGCCCCGCCgcctcgccccgcccctcccgctcGCCGGCGGCGAgggtcccctcccccgccccccgggcTCAGCTGCTCATAGGGCGCTGGGGAGGAGGAATGGGTGGCAAAGGAAAGGCTGAGGAAGGGAAGACTGAGGGGACACGAAGCGGGAGGGATGTTGCAAGGAGGGAGCAACGGGTTTTCATCCGCCCTGTTGAGCTCCATGTCTCTCGACTCGGCGGCAGCCccagcagcagcggcggcggcggcaacGGCGGCTCCACATCGCGCGCCGCACGGCCCGGCCAGCTCCTTCCTGCCAGCCTCTGCTCCTTCAGTTCACCGGGCCGGCCGCACCCCGCCCCAAGCTTCCTGCCGcgccccctctccccgccccttgCCGGCTCCTGTCGCGCGGGGGCACCTGTTCGCTGTGCCCGCGAGGGATTCAGCGGTTCGTGGGTCTTCTCAGCGACGCCCAGGAGGCGCCGACGGCCTCAAGGCCTGCGCTGCGCGCGCCACTTGTGGAGACGCTGGGCTCATCACTAACGGTCCGGGCAGCTCCCCGGCGCAGCCACGCCCCGGGCCTCAGGTCCACCTCGGGGTGTGGCCCCGCCCCCAGCACGCTCACCTCGGGGTGTGGCCTCACGCGCACCTTGGAcaaggccccgcccccagcctcgtTCTCACCTCAGGCACCGCCTGGACCCTGGCCTCGCTCCCGCTTCTGGGCTGGGGCGTTTCTCTGTGTTCGATGGGTCTCAGTCTTAGGTGGTCTCCAAGGGGACTGAGGACATTCCTCCAGCCACGGATTTTGGGTCTGAGCCCCCGCGAGAGCTAAGCAGTCAGGAGATGGAGCCCTAGAGAGCCATAGGAGAAGAGATGACTTCAGAAACCCAGCATCTTAATGCTGACGACTCAGGGATATAAGGGACCAGCTGCCTTGGAGATCAGCAGCCCCGAAAGAAAGGGTTTATGTTgacaaataaaggagaaaaactgctcacagggacttccctcgtggcgcagtggttaagaatccgcctgccaatgcaggggacacagattcaagccctggtcctggaagatctcacatgctgtggagcaactaagcccatgcgccacaactactggaccggcgctctagagtccgtgagccacaactactgagcccacgtgccacaactactgaagcccacgtgcctagagcctgtgctccgcaaagagaagccaccgcaatgagaagcctgagcaacgaagagtagcccccgctcaccgcaactagaggaagcccacgcgcagcaaggaagacccaacacagccaaaaataaataattaaataaattttaaaaaatcacactgGAAGATCATGATTTATGTGATCTTCTTGTGGTAAAAGACACAGGTCTGCCATGTTTACACTGCCTGCCCTACCCTGGGggctctaaaaaacaaaaaaaagtttgtttcagCTATTTATTCTTCCTTGACACAGACTTGCAGCCTATCTTTCCCCAAAGGTCTTTGTCTTGCCTTCCTTAAACTCAATGGTCCTACTCCATTAGACTTGCCTGTTATTGTAAGAATGAACTATTACAATGCTGACTCTACTTTCTGAAGATCTTTCCTCACAATGTTCCCCTGCCTAACCTGACTAGGAAGTGATCATTTTCTACTACAGGTGTGGCCCTAAGTACTATCTTCCTGTGAATAATCAAAGAAGACCAGCCCAAGTTTGGAGAACTATTAATAATAGTGATTCTTACACGTTTTGGTCCCAGAATCTCTCACTCTTAAAAATCAAAGATCTCAAAAACCTTTAGTTTATAGGGGTTTAGATATatactgtattaaaaattaaaactgaaaaaaatatttatttaaaaatacttataataaacccattacatgttaacataatgtatttaatgaaaaataactatatattcccaaatcaaaaaaaatgagcaagaggagtgacattattttttatttttgcaaatctctttaatgttggCTTAATTGCAGAAAATGGATTTTTATATCTGCCTCTCCATTCAATGTAGTCATGTTTCATTTTGgttgaaatatatgaagaaaatttggTCTCCCAAAGATTTGGTTGGGAAGAGGAGGAATATTTTAACAGCCTTTTCTGATTGTTGAGGGTATTTTTCCTTGATAACATACCAAAACTCAACAAGTGATAGCAATGTGGAATCAAAAACCATATCAAGGAAATCCATTGATCTTTCTTCCACTTGAAGGGCTCTTTTACCCATGTGtgattgattcttttttattgtttttttgtgatTGAGTCTTTCACAGTATGTAtcagtcatttggaaaatactagTTCCCTaagttatgcagatcttccaaatatttttacatgtcattatactatatattaaaaaatcccaTTCATTAATATCACCACTCTCTCATCAGAAGAGTCTTCACGTGTTCGTGAGCTATCAAGCTCACTGAGGTGGATttgagttttccaaaattcttattTCCACTGCAAAGCTCCAACTTTATCATTGGTAACCACAGTGtctattgttttccttgaagtgacagtctttttttttttaatgagtttggtcttttttaagattaattaattaatttaattatttatttttggctgcgttgggtctttgttgctgcacgcgggctttctctagttgcagcgagcgggggctactcttggttgtggtttgcaggattctcattgcagtggcttctcttgttgcggagcacgggctctaggggcacgggcttcagcagttgtagctcgcaggctctagagcgcaggctcagtagttgtggcacgcgggcttagttgttccgcggcatgtgggatcttcacagaccagggctcgagctcgtgtcccctgcattggcaggcggattcttaaccactgcaccaccagggaagccccaaagtgacAGTCCTGCTACatacatttttgagaaaatatctgccaAATACCCAAACCTGAATACCATAGTCTGTCTGTCATTCATTCAAGCAAAaatggtgttccatgaaaaatgtGGCTAGTTCAACTCCTAACTCAAACGGTGGTGCAAGTGTTTTCTCTCAATACAGCAACGTACTTAGGTATGCAGCAGAAGTGCTTTATGGATACTTCCTGTTTCATCACATGGAGTATTAAAAAGATACGTACTCAAGGATCAGGATTTAATAAGAGTACTGCTTTGTCAGGCACATTCTCAAATCAAActagctttttttcttcttgtgagcACATAGTAGTGAAGAATAACACATCAACCAGTACACTTTGGTACCACTGCCATGATCATGCTAAGGTATCAGCCATGTTATCTACACTGTTCTTTTTGCACCACCAATGCCActgtcaacacagtgaaaaacaaaaatagtattaGACAATTAGTATTATGTTTACTAATATGAAATTATGAAATAAGATATGAGATTACAAAATTAGTTTTACTGTTATTAATATAGTTAGAATTACTGTCACCGAAATTATAGTGCTTACTTTGCTGACTCTCTGGAAGGGTCTTTGGGACTTCAGGAGTTGATGAACCACACTTTAAGAATTGCTGACTTAGAGCCATTCAAGACAGGTCAACCTTA harbors:
- the LOC132435887 gene encoding uncharacterized protein; this encodes MELNRADENPLLPPCNIPPASCPLSLPFLSLSFATHSSSPAPYEQLSPGGGGGDPRRRRAGGAGRGGGAPPHCGLARAGVVCLVPRPSRPRFSTLRAEQRLLHLADHRGRSRESCRRRPHLLPRGPAELELALEELALLAAGERPSDPGKHPQDRPGPLAEVAGLQPPPPPPAQDPELLSVIRQKDLVLAALVGKALLERNQDMSRQYEQMHKELTDKLEMRTSLGGWVEGGEGTGTRLPAHGSFGSHSPTSPHLTPSLLILPRRKPPGREVEWGLWIIRRGHSWNPPNFPTLLSKWVHAGLQPPWAVLYSNWNKRNVN